One segment of Pandoraea pnomenusa DNA contains the following:
- a CDS encoding ankyrin repeat domain-containing protein, which translates to MAHLRWQFAALPPSSTQRAALRSAAVMPAGKIAAFLEPLLARDPAGRALVGEHEQLALREVILLPADRIGIDLLRDAGLSEEAAHDLCDLLQEAPEDAIMEALVEFGASPSPLATWWAQAATSVDDVGARDACRALRVLQLAGYRQWPFDEPIWRGAVMLAARALRLDPVSGEPRNPFLGRALLDLLPRNPQAQRLMTTFTGEPVLLFAMRHGMPAAAVDIMLSLGFDPNVPSPHACAVAGDAVPVLPEARALHYAAIHGDISTLGLLACHGVDVNARDARGYPPILYAKAGAATLHGGNPSTIVRIAGRTDPRLRDDTAAVVRMLLSLGADPRLCGRDGLSVGRALVLSVMAARDGGGRAHWPAFEALVVKLCDLGVRFDTPHGCGVPEVMAFAASHAADRPDDAIWSLGELLRKLSAW; encoded by the coding sequence GTGGCGCACCTGCGCTGGCAATTCGCGGCGTTGCCGCCGTCGAGCACGCAGCGCGCCGCACTGCGTTCGGCGGCCGTAATGCCCGCGGGCAAGATTGCGGCGTTTCTCGAACCGCTGCTGGCCCGCGACCCGGCCGGGCGGGCGTTGGTCGGCGAGCACGAGCAACTGGCCTTGCGGGAGGTAATCCTGCTGCCGGCCGACCGGATCGGCATCGACCTGCTGCGAGACGCCGGGCTGTCGGAGGAAGCCGCGCATGATCTGTGCGACCTGCTCCAGGAAGCGCCCGAGGACGCGATCATGGAAGCGCTCGTCGAGTTCGGTGCATCGCCGTCTCCGCTCGCGACGTGGTGGGCGCAGGCGGCAACCTCGGTCGACGACGTCGGGGCGCGCGACGCTTGCCGTGCGCTTCGCGTATTGCAACTGGCGGGCTACCGCCAATGGCCCTTCGACGAGCCGATCTGGCGCGGGGCGGTCATGCTGGCGGCACGGGCGTTGCGGCTCGATCCCGTGTCCGGCGAGCCTCGCAACCCTTTCCTGGGGCGGGCTTTGCTCGATCTGCTGCCGCGCAATCCGCAGGCGCAACGGCTGATGACGACATTTACCGGCGAGCCCGTTCTGCTGTTCGCGATGCGCCACGGCATGCCGGCGGCGGCCGTCGACATCATGTTGTCGCTGGGGTTCGATCCCAATGTGCCGTCGCCCCATGCTTGCGCGGTGGCTGGCGACGCGGTGCCTGTCTTGCCGGAGGCGCGTGCGTTGCATTACGCGGCCATCCACGGGGATATTTCCACGCTCGGGTTGCTGGCCTGCCATGGCGTGGATGTCAACGCGCGGGACGCGCGCGGGTATCCGCCCATCCTGTATGCGAAAGCGGGCGCGGCGACGCTGCATGGCGGTAATCCGTCGACAATCGTGCGTATCGCGGGCCGCACCGACCCCAGGTTGCGCGACGATACGGCCGCGGTGGTGCGCATGTTGTTGAGCCTTGGCGCCGACCCGCGACTGTGCGGTCGCGATGGGCTGAGCGTCGGGCGAGCGTTGGTGCTCTCGGTCATGGCGGCGCGCGACGGCGGCGGGCGCGCGCATTGGCCGGCGTTCGAGGCGCTGGTCGTCAAGCTGTGCGATCTGGGCGTGCGCTTCGATACGCCGCATGGCTGTGGTGTACCCGAAGTCATGGCGTTCGCGGCGAGTCATGCGGCGGATCGTCCGGATGACGCCATCTGGTCGCTCGGCGAATTGTTGCGCAAGCTGTCCGCCTGGTAA
- a CDS encoding LysR family transcriptional regulator, translating to MNVSLRQLKVFMVVARSKNFSRAGAEIGLTQPAISRCINELEGQLGLRLVDRTTREVALTDAGITLASSLDRVLDELEIALLQTHGAEARTTGRVRIGAAPTISATLLPRVLLASQATYPDIALALVDQMQRAVLDSVRAGDVDFGIVVAPQGADDLTTEHLMSEPFCLVCRSDHPLAEQGAVHWSELSGENLVLLNQSSGSRPLIDRALTTQKVQGNITQELGHVSTIFRMVQEGLGVSVLPPLALPLPENSTLAVRPLLPAFERNIVLVRRKNRSLSPVAHTVWELIHRVVRERNKGFAMTAAREVAAQTTSTE from the coding sequence ATGAACGTATCGCTGAGACAACTCAAGGTCTTCATGGTCGTGGCGCGCAGCAAGAACTTCAGCCGCGCAGGCGCCGAGATCGGTCTGACACAACCGGCCATCAGTCGCTGTATCAACGAACTCGAAGGTCAGCTTGGCCTGCGTCTGGTCGATCGCACGACGCGCGAAGTCGCGTTGACCGACGCCGGCATCACCCTCGCGAGCAGCCTCGATCGCGTGCTCGACGAGCTCGAAATCGCGTTGCTGCAAACGCATGGCGCCGAAGCGCGCACCACGGGCCGCGTGCGCATTGGCGCGGCACCGACGATTTCCGCCACGCTCCTGCCGCGTGTGCTGCTGGCATCGCAGGCGACGTATCCCGACATTGCGCTCGCGCTCGTGGACCAGATGCAGCGGGCGGTGCTCGACAGCGTGCGGGCTGGCGACGTCGACTTCGGCATCGTGGTCGCCCCGCAGGGGGCTGACGATCTCACGACCGAACACCTGATGAGCGAGCCGTTCTGCCTGGTGTGCCGAAGCGATCATCCGCTCGCGGAGCAGGGCGCGGTGCACTGGTCGGAACTGTCTGGCGAAAACCTCGTGCTGCTCAATCAGAGCTCGGGCAGCCGGCCGCTGATCGACCGCGCGCTCACGACGCAAAAGGTCCAGGGCAACATCACGCAGGAGCTCGGTCACGTGAGCACCATTTTCCGCATGGTGCAGGAGGGCCTCGGCGTGAGCGTCCTGCCGCCGCTGGCATTGCCGTTGCCCGAGAACTCGACGCTGGCCGTGCGTCCGCTGCTGCCGGCGTTCGAGCGCAACATCGTGCTCGTGCGGCGCAAGAACCGCTCGCTCTCGCCGGTGGCGCACACCGTTTGGGAACTGATCCACCGTGTCGTGCGCGAGCGCAACAAGGGATTTGCGATGACGGCGGCGCGCGAGGTGGCTGCCCAGACCACCTCGACCGAATGA